The following is a genomic window from Neodiprion lecontei isolate iyNeoLeco1 chromosome 4, iyNeoLeco1.1, whole genome shotgun sequence.
GTACAACGAGAAACCGTGTGTATCTAGCGTTGAGTAACTATATTCTATCAAAGAGAGTCATCACCACTTGCAGGGATATGTATGCCACAAAAATTAAGTAGCCGGCAGTAACTTACCGACAAACAATGATTCTGGCAGATCatttatatacctacctatacgCGACCAGTAATGCCGGTACGACTAACTCACAATAGGCGTATCTTTCGAGCACGTTACTAATGTGTGCGAGACCTGTGTACCTTTACGGCCGTCAGCGCCGCTTAACGTGGATGCCTGACAAACTTGTATGGTGATTCTGTACATGCGTGTACACAGCAATGCAAACACGTTTTCTTTGCTTGCGAAGTTACGCTAGGGGCCCTATGCTCGCATACCGGCAAGAATGTCTGCCTTGGATTACTCGATGTATTTAGCTACGTATCTATAAAGAGAACACAAGAGTTGAAAATATTGCGACGataaattcatttgaaattggGGACGAACGCGCAGCATTTAGATTTTTcagtagaattttcatttccaatgCACGCGTGCGTACaagtgtgtatgtatgtatgtactgGCACGCGTGCAAAGGTTTAAATCGAACGCGTCCGCAAAGGTCATCAATATCCAGCATTTTCGTGTCGGGTAACCAaggttttcaatattttacaacaCGTTACGGGTCCCCCGACGCACCTGCTAGCACGGCAAAGTTTGGACAAAAAGCATTATTCCGTTCTCCATCTACTTGATCGCAAACGAATGTTAACTCAGTTTGTTCAATACACATCGGGGTATCATTGTTATATACGAAACCTAGCTCAAACGATCCACAGATAACTCTTGTCCGCTGTAATAACGATGAGAAGTACTGCACACTCGTCAATGCCAAAGTCTCACACTCGGTTAACCCTCAAAGCCGGTAATTCATACCCCTGCAGTAACTGGCAGTTATCAATGAAATTACGAATCAAGAAGAGGCTGTAAAATTATTTGGCTTTGGAATTGATTTACGGCCCATAACTGACGGTGGTAGTATTTGTAAATGAACAAATTCATTCCTGTTGACATCAATACttgattacaaaaaattcttttatcaTCCCGATAAGCCTGCTGATTTTCTCTGGCTTCGTATTATAAGTCGAGTAACGTGTACTCGATTGAGGTTATATtacagccgttgactgaaaaCGAGTTCCTCGATCAATGCAAGAACACACGATACAAATACTATTTTGTATTTCCAGTAAGCAATGCTAAAACTTGTTCTTCAGACCCAGGAGGGTCAGCAGATAGAAGTAACTGTAAGCCCGGATGATACATTCGCAGACTTACAGCGACTGTACGAAAGTCCAGAAAATCCTGGCCTGTTCGAACTTCTCAAGCACCTCATTACCAGCGGGATAGACGTGGATGCGAGAACCAAAGTATTCGATTATGTTACAAACAGTAGTAAGTTCCTCCCCTTTCCTATCCCCAATTACACACCCGAGTAGGTCCCTCTTGTCCCAATTTAAAACTACTATTATTCCAGGTTCAACAGAATGGCTGGTCGAGGAATCGCTCGACGACATTAGCGGTCTACAAACAGTCGATACTTTACAAACTATAATCGAAGAGACACGGATAAAAGAATGCTGTGTAGAAGACTGTTCCAACACTAACCTGACAGCGCCGAATAAAGTCTTTTTTCCGTTGCCCACTGAGAAAGATAGGTAGGGAATTATCGGATGTGTAAATTGTAACAGTTAAGATggaacattttcatttcagattATCTGCGTGGTTGATGGGAATAGGGAAACCAGATCTGCTCAATGTGGGAATAGAATTTTCCACCGACATCGCAGATGAACACTTTGTTTGCGCAGATCATTTTGCACCTAGTCAATTTTTAAAGGGAACTGATCAGGTACTAAAACGACGAGCCTGCCCATCGCTGACACAGATCAACATAGAGGATCGGGCAAGTTCTTTGTCAAACCAGAAGCAAGATCCGTTGTACTTAGAAACTGAAACCTCGGGTTAGTTATTTGCACATAGCTCCAGCATCATTAATAATGTGGAACCTCCTCATATTGCTCGTCGTCTTGTTAACAATCGTATGTTTTTACAGACAAATCACGTTTACCACAGATAATGGAAAGTAATAAGGATCTCGGTATCACAAATGCGTTTGATAGTGCAATACTAGATGAGTTTGACATTTTTAATGACGTAACTCACCCAGGTCGATTATGCAGACTATGTGGCGAGCATACCCTAGATCCTGTTTATCTCTTTTCGCCAAATGATCACAGCAACAACAAATGCACGGTGgctgataaaataaatatatgtctACCAATTACGGTAATTCTTTTTTTAGCCATACCCTGACACTTGCACAAGCAATCGTTCACAGGCAGTAGTCGCTtcgataatataatataacgagTCTCGGTAATCTTTCAGGTAACCGCTAAGGATCCCCTGCCGAAACAAGTATGCGCACAGTGTTTGGAGAAACTTGACACATGTCACAAACTTGCGACGACATGTCTAGAAACGGAAGACAAATTGAAATCAAtgttcgaaatgaaaaaattccacgTAAATGTAGTCAATGACAAACGATGTCCGTTATGCATTTCTGGGAATATGCAAATTGTAACCAAGAGTGGAATTTACCGCAAAGATAAAGCCGAAAGTTTTCCagagatattgaaaaattccagtGCCCGCACTAGACAAATGTCACCCTCTAAGagcaacaataataaaacGGAAATTTTGAGTTCTGTTGATAGAGAACCTCTTCGGGGTAGGTAAATATTACTTCTTTCGTTATGAAAACCAACTTGGATCTCCCGAATTCACGAACTGTTGACAAGTTGAGATCTATCCTCAAAAGTCCACTTGAATACAATCGAAATtcttacactttttttttccagatttctACACCGATATTCCTGCGTCGATAACACAATCGGAAGACTCGATCAAGAATGAAAATGTCCCACTAAGGTTGCCGTCGTATTTATCACAAGGTGAATTACTCTGTTCAATCTGTTCCCAAAAAGAAGACAACATTGAACAATTGACTGAGCATGCAAAGCAGCATAATGGATACCCATGCACGATTTGTGCAGATGTTAACTTTAAAACTGTAAATGAACAACAACTACACTTTCTCAGACACGGAGTTAACCGTGGATATTGCGAGACATGCTCTCTGGAATGGACGAATCCCACAGATGCTGCAGAGCATCTTAAAATCTGCAAACCCGAATTTTGGAGCCTTGAGTGTGCACATTGCGGGGAAAAATTTCCTCACATTGAAGCAGGAAACAAGCACAATTGCCAAATGTTGATAACAGAAGTGGAAGGGTAATAGAATGTTAACGACATTGAATCTCTACTATCACAGTTTCtatcattgaaaatatattacaattgTCATACAATGtgtcattattttcttattatagGTTCAAATGTGATCTgtgtgggaaaaaatatatgcaaaaaattaatctaAACATGCACATGAGGACACACGAAAAGAGAGAAGCGGTTTACTACAAGTGTTCGTTTTGTAACAAACAATTCACACGAAAAGGAAGTCTCCACAAGCATGTTTCGACGTTGCACAGTGTAGTCGAGTCGGCCACAAGTCCTAAATGTTACAAATGCCGAAAGTGTGACGAGGCTTTTGTAACCTCGGCCAGCGCCGAAGCTCACATAACAGAGAAACACTTTAGTCAATTAATGATAGCAGATGTGAGTTTTACAAGCAATCAATTCACTGCagatgaaattaatttgtcCCGAGTGTACATCTGTGAGTACTGTGAGCGTTGTTATACGATCCCTAGTTCGTTACACGACCATAGGCAGAATGAACACTACGAAAATTCTGACTATCAATGCAACATTTGTAACAGTTCGTTCGAGACCTACAAATCGTTATCACGGCACAAAACGTTACACATTAAAGAAAATGACTTGGAAGATTTAGGCATAAAGCAGTATTATCTCTGTAACTATTGCAACAAGACATTTTTACATTATGGTACCTTGATGATTCACACATCTCAACATCAACAGCCGTTACCGTATCTATGCAGGCTTTGCAACTTCCAATGTGCGACTTACAAGGAGGTGGCTGAGCATAGGAAAAATACACATCCGTATCAGTCAGTTTTGCACGAACGACCCAATAATTTATATCACTGTCAGTACTGCGAAAAATCCTTCTGCCATGAAGTAGCATTAATCAAACATATCAGAATGCATACCGGTGAGAGACCTTACAAATGTTCAATATGCGGAAAAGGCTTCTCTCAAACATCTGGTCTATATACACATCTGAAAGTTCATTCTAACCTGAGACCGTACACCTGTCCACAGTGTCCACAGACGTTCAAAATCAAAGGCGATAGGGATAATCACGTAAAAAAACATTCGGGAGATCGTCCTTACAAATGTGATTTTTGCGAAAAGGCGTTCATGACGCAGCATGTCTACAGCCAACATCGTAAAATACATACAAACGAAAGACCTTACAAATGTGATGTTTGCGGTGAGGCTTTTAGAAGGTCGCATGTACTTACAGTCCACATGAGACGTCATACCGGTGCAAAACCGCACACGTGCGACATGTGCAGTAAGGCTTACAGGCAACGCGGCGATTTattaaaacataaaaaaatccAGCACGGCGTAACGACCATCAATTCGAGTGGCGCGGTGCCTAGTTCTAGGACCGCTCTTCCGTCTTCCGGTGATATTTCGAGTAGCACGGAATCAACAACCATTTTTCCAATCGTTTGACTAGCTGAGAGAACTGTATGACAGTGTATGTACCCATTGTaccaaaaaacaattttatggTATAATTCTCGCTAAATCCGATTGTATTTATAGTGTTCAATCTGCATTTAAATATAGAAATAGAAAGTGCTTTCTACTAAATTGAGAGTTGCCTTCAACTTACTGAATATAATGCAAACTCAGGATTTCTTAGATGTTTAGATTTATTTTGACACCATCGTGAATCAAATAACTATTGTAAATATATCGACAGTCTTTCaaataaaagtataatttgactgattacaaaaaaattcctgCAGTTTGATGATAAACAGAATCAACTGAAGGAACACGATGTAGAAActtgtttctttcttctcgGAAAGATGAAACAGTATTATGTTAGTCaggaaaatattataagatACTTAATTTATTTGTCACATATGATGTACATTATCTTCTCTTGAAATAAACAGATAATGACATTAACTTGCATGTTTCCTTAATCACTCTTCACAGGTTGTGATTTTTTAGTATCTCTTATTTTCAACTCCGTTGACAACTGACAGCAACAATACAAAACAGACAACAATGTAACGAAGCTTTTCCACGAATCTACAAGAGGATAACAAACAGACAGTTCTAATCTTGACAGTCTTACTTCTGCTTCTTCGGGTTGTTAACATTTTATTGAAggagtaaaattttcttaccgCCAAGTATCCTGCGCACGAAAATATTCCCAATCTCCTGACCgccaaagaaataaaaattggagaTTGCTGACATTGCTAGCAACGGACTTGCCAAAATACAATGAAAACGTCTTGCATTTGTTGGCCCCATGACTTTTCTCTGAGTTTCGATGTATATTTTAGTGCTTCCAATTGTCCTTGCCAAACTTTCTATTGTTACtccaatgaaattcaaaaccgACCATGTGAGTATAAACATTTGCGTGCCATGCCAGACATACACAAGTGAAAAACAGAGAAATGATGCAAAGACTTTTTGCAATGCAGATTTTGTACCAGCAACTGGTAAGTAAATATacctgaaaaataatcgttacTTGTCGAGTCAAGAATTGAATTAATCCAGATTCTAATCGCAAGTAGACGATAGgcagatatttttcaacttgccTGAGAAGAAAGTTGTGCAACCCTCTGTCAAAATACTTCCACATATCAGAATACAAGTGAATTCTAGCGATACATTTAGGAGTGTACAGATCTGCAATATTTTCAGCGCGTGCGATCACTCTTGAGAATCCATATACCACAACATATTTGTTCAAGAAGTACTGTCCCATGCAATATCCGAAACCATATAGTGCCCAGCTATTGAAGCTATGTAACAACTATAAGATAGGGAATTTTAAATGCCTGCTGAAAATCTTGGGTGgttaaaatgataatttaaataatttctgttCTAAGGAATTCACTCTTACCTCGGAGTGAAAGTGAAGTATATTAATATACAGAAAGTGTAGGGAAAACTCTgtgaaaaatatccaaaaaagATATCGAAATAAGCCAAGAATTAACGACGTGACCCTCTTGAATGTCCATTTCTCGTACAATGTGTTGATCTAAGAAATAAATTGTCAATTACGAATGATCGAATCACATATAGTAATGAGAAGGCCTGTACATACCCCGTTGACAAAATCGTTGTACAATATCAACTGACCAAGAAACAGTGTGGGTAGATAAAGACAGTAGGCTAATATCTGTACGAATTCTTCAAAGGATTCGTCAAAACTTTTGCACCGATATTTAGCCATATTGTCAAAGCTGAAACCAATGCTTTTCAATTGCATCCAAGCCAGGGCGACTGTCAATACGTTATATTCATCTTCCTCAAGTTCCAACCATTTTTGCACAATACAATCTGTACTTTTTACAGCATTCAGTACGACCAAACAGGATACATGAAGTGTCCATAGTATAATTTTGCTTCGAAGAGGCACAAGGAGCCATGCCAGAGTCGGATGAATTAACAAGAAGATTATAGCTGGTGACCCGACAAATGACCAGAGAAACGTCAAACTTATAACAATGTACCAACAGCACAATAGCTGAgggaaaaaagtttgtttatgCACTGGTCAGTACAGGGGCAAATTATAATCTGTGGCAATAAATTCCAATAAAGGAATGCATCACACAATTGATCATGTCTAAAATTACCATAgaactgaagaaatatttaaCTATTTGcccaatgaaaatttgaacgcAAGCCCAAGGTAAAATCCTATATAACAGCGGAATCCAGATCCTCCATTCCGGGTCGGCGGTATCGCGCTTACCACCAATCCATTTCCATCCGGGACTAAAGTCTCCATAAACATCATCGTAATACCTAAAGTCTGGAAACAATATTTGTGGAggatttatttgtttcaattcaaaaaatgaGAAGTCTGAAGTCGACAGATCTAGCCACTAactcaaattaattattattgagaggaatttccgacTATGGGACTacagtaataatagtaatagtaataatcataataacaacaacaacgacacgATGAccatgatgatgatgatgatcaaGATGATAACAACAACCACAgccacaacaacaacaacaacaacgacaacagcCATTGTTAAATTgtagtgaattttttcaaattacagaAGAAATAAGTTATTTTTGAAAGTTATTCTTACATGAACTAGAATGCAGGTAAAGATGATACATTCCAATGATTATTCCGCCAGTCCATCCGCAAAAATATATCCACAATTCAAGGCCGTTAAGAGCAACGCTTCGCTTCATTTTCCGATGAGACaacaaatgaagaaaaaaatttatccgacAAATCCAAAATCAGCATCATACGGCCAAGCAAACTTCCCGCGATTTCGTTTCGATATATGTAATTCTAATTTCTGTGCTCTCGGCTTGGGCGCAGCTTCATATCTCGGAGACATATGTCGATGTATGCAGAGGTTAAAACTACGATGCCAGCCAGAGTGAGTATATACGCTTTGTGATAACCGAAATAAGAGTTCGACTTTTTCTGGGTAATTAATATCACCGCGTCGATGTGAAAACTTACAAAATTAACGTAACATTACGGGAAATTCCGGGTAAaagaaatttcgtaaatttatcCGCCAGCATGGTTACGTTTGAGTCAATTCTCAGACACGGTCGTAGAGCAAGGGGCTATTGCGGCGGTAAAATTTGAATCTGCGTTACGTCAGATCGCTTGAAAACTGGGACAGTTGAAGATGAAAGTATTCCCACCCTTCGAAAATTCACGTGAATTTCACTCCTAAAATCCGTTTTCGTCTTCTTTCTCCTATACGCAATTGTCttgaacttttattttttaggtgACCCAAGTGAAATGCAAGCGATGTCGCAAAGTTCTCTTCACAGAAGAAGCCACCCCTATATTAACAGCACATAGTGAAATTCGGACGGGGCCGACACATTCCCGATGTGGTTCTGGGGCACCAGAATACTGTCTCTATCTATCAGAGGAGAATTTGCCGGAATGGATGAAAGACACCATAGATAAGGTGAGTCGTTGCTCTTGaggcgttgactgaagatgtATAAAAGACTTTTAGCCGTATGAATATTTACGCACGGGTAAAGGGAACCGATAGGCGAGGGGATTGCATTATTCTGCTTTGCTGACTTGATTTTATCTTGAAATCCCATAAGACAAGCCAGTGAGTGCATGCCTTTTAAGTATCACGAAAAATAACCGAGGCCCGGCAGTCTTTGCATTATGTTCAGTCAACACTAAAGATCCGCTTCTGGCAGAGCAAGCTGCAAGTTTCACCCAAGGGGTAATCGATATTAACGATTTTCAGGAATTCTGGATAAAGGGAAAGATCCATTGCCCTCACTGCCACAGTCGATTGGGGTCGTTCGACTTTGTTAACCAGACAAAATGCGACTGTGGGAAATCCGTGCCACCGCCGATAAGAATAATTCATTGCAAAGTGGATAGATTGTCGGACACTGGATCCAATTTGCCTTTTCTACCGTTACCcagaataaattataaccCTCATTCAAGGGATAACAACGGCGCGCAACTCGTTCAAATAGTAGCAAGCAACAGACGTGGACATGTAGTTGATGCAGATAATTTGGCAGAGAATAATATAAGTAATAATCATCCCTAGACATACTTGTCGTTTAAGTATAATTCGCGTACCGAAAATCAGGGCTTGGGAATCGGTGGGTCAAATTCGTGCCGGTGCACCCGTTCAGCTGCTCCATAACAAATTACCCCAGTTTTTCTCATCCCGTTTCAacatgatttttataaaagaaatcaatgaatatttattgtgAAATGCTTTTGTAATATTGTTTTACGTTAAAGACCAAACTTGTGTGTACATTGCGTTTTTATGTCACCGATGCATCCCCTTGTACCATAGAAAAGGCCAGAGTTCGGTCTtcgaattttgtgaaattcgtTCTACTGCCACTTTTAGACGAgcaacattttcaatttatcaataTTCACAATGAAGCTACTACGCTTCCAAAAGCAAAGCAACAAAATTTTAGCGATACAAGCAACTCACCATCATTGTTTTGAGCAGTGTTCTTCAAGGTCAGTTCGGAATCTGCAGTACAGCATTCATCCCTCTCTGGATTTTTGCTGTCTCGATTGGTTCCGTTGCAATGGCCTATTACCGTTTCACTGATTATGTTCTATCGTCTCGGATGACTGGCCGGGCGACCGCAGTGTTTGAATATTCAGCCACGGAGACACCACACACGAAAGCTAATCCGCGTCACGCCGGCGTAAGAAAAGATGTAATCTCATGAACATGCAGCGCGACGATATTCAACCGATTATTGGGATCGTACTTAACGCAACCGCTGTTGAAACaccaaattattataaacaagtGAGAAGTCTCGCGAGGTCGGGCGGCCGCATACGGAGCACAACAAAACCGGCCTAGCGTGCCGATTCACGTTCGTGAAGTTGTTATTGCGCACGTTATACCTCTTGCGATGGATGGATTTTTGCTGATGGTTAttccgaatttcaaattacattaCACCACTCTCACGGATGAACTGTgagattaatttttaacaaaattgtTACGAAAACGCAGATGGCTGCCGGGAACTGGCGGGCGTTCGAGTCGAATCGTGCGCGCTTTATTGTTTACCCCCGGCCGACTTCAGGCCGTGATCGTCTTTTTGTAGTAGGCGCTACCGGGGCCACctacttcaaaaatttcaactaatAGGGCGGCGCGCAATCTAGTCTAATTTGAAAAAGAGGAAGGGGTATGTTGTGCACACATCCACTATGCATACAGATATGTATGAATTTACCCGAGAGATACACATCTCGTGCTCATTCGGGCAGGAAATGGCTATGTTTACACCGTACAGGCCTTCGTACGGACCTTCGTCTGACATTATGTTGGAATTGTCAACGATAACGCTGCGCTAGCGCTCACTTAGACGTTACTAGCGAATAACCATAAATCGTGGTCGTGTGGTGAATATCCTCACACCATGTTACAGCTGATTACGCGCTATGCAATATATCGGCAATTCTTATCGTTAGTGAACAGCTTCTATTCGTTCAAGTGACAACTACTCCGTGTAACTACCTTGCACCTGGCGGTGAATGAGGTTATTAATTCACCTGCAACCGATTATCAACGCTAAATTGGTTGTATTGTGTGGATTCTTTCCACTTAACTCTAATTCCGTGTCGGATTCAAATGTTCCTGGTGTGAGTGAATAATTGAGTATACGGTTGCCAGGGCAACGTTGATTTTAATAATGTGCTTATAATTGAGGTTTCTTTAATTGCATTGCCCAGTCAGTGAGAATCATACAATGTCAAGCACCGAGAACATTCAACTTGGCAGAATCAGCGTGGCTCTCCAGGCGGAGGATAAGCGGCGGAGAAAAGCGGCCTTGCAGGAACTCGATGACCTGGTGTTTGGAAAGAATGAACCGATGAATGTTGACGAGGTAGCAGAAGTATGGGAAATCATGCACCGTAATCTTGTGAGAGCATTAAACGATCAAGCTGAAGCGTGTCGAGATTTTTCCATCAACTTGCTTAAGAAGTTCTTTGGGGTTCTAACACCCtgtgaaaaaaacataatataCGTGATACCGATGGCAACTAGACGCCTGGGATCACAGGAGATTGTCGAACCTTCGGAAGAAGTTAGACTCAATTTTGTTACACTTTTGAGGACAGTCATTCAACACTACAAGGACTACCTGTCGGCTTACTTGGGAGATTTCATCACAATATTAGGCAGAACAGTCACTGACAATTATCCAAGCGTTAAGAAAGAGAGCTGTACATGCATATCCGAACTTGCCAAAACCATTCCAAACTCTTTTTACAATCATTGTGATAGCTTGGTTAAACCTGTACTGACTAACTTCGCGCATCAACACTACAAAGTCAGAGTAGCCTCGGTTAATACAATTGGCGATGTTGTTCAATAtggaaataacaaaataattgaaatagtCGCTACCCCAATGGCTGAACGGCTTTTTGATCAGAGCGGAGGCGTTCGAATGGGTAAGATTTTCAAAACGAGctaatttctctcattcttgaaataataatctagaaataatgtttattatttccttttttctgaAGCTGTTGTTGAAGTCGCGGGAAAATGGCTCCTGAAACTCGGAGACAGATATAGCTGGTGGCATAAGTTGATTCCTCTACTTTTGACCGGGCTTCATGATGAAGTAGAAGTAATTAGGAACACAGCAAGAAAACTGTGGGAAGCAGTCGGAGAGCAGTATATTAAGGAGAACGACAATGACGAGAAACTGAGGGATAAATTGGATTATCTTGGAAAAGACCCGGAGCATTATCCTTCAAATAGTAGGATTACAAGGATACGCTCAATCAGCGCTATGGCTTTATCCTCTAATGGGGTACATCTACATAATCATTTATCACCTATTTCATGTTTCAGTTGTCCGGCCCAATTTGGGATGCCGGACAATAAGTCAACAAAATCTTTGCAAGCTTGTCGGTGGCATTGGAGTCGAACTTGGAGACTGGATGGCCGACATAAGAGTTCGGTCAGCCCAGCTACTTTGTGTTTTGGTTTTAAACGTAGAACAGGATGTGACGCAACATATAGAGAAGATCTTACCGTCTATGTATCGGTAAGTATTTCTAGATGTGAGAGTTTCGATTTAAGCAGAATCTTGATCGATCAATCTATGGTGGAAAACGTATTTCACAATTTGCTTCCCGTAAATGGTGGTTGTTGCAATTTCTTTCGTTCTCACTCAGAGCGTGCAACGACGAGGATAAGAGAGTGGTTGAAAATGTTGAACTTGCTGCTGAATACATGGGATATTTTGTGCCGCCGGATGTATATTGTCATTTGGTTTTACCTACACTGGATGAGAATCCTACACCTGGTCACTTCAGAGTCTTTTCCGCAATACTGCGAGGAAGTAATCGCAAATTACTTGTTCCGAAGCTTGAAATGATTGGTGGCTTTTTGCAACAAGCTCCCATCTGTCGGGGcaagaattttcaatatcaaaaaCAAATTCTCCAGTGCTGCAAATCACTTATGATTGTATGCCAAGAGGTTCGTTGATTCAGAATTTTCCCAGTCCTGAAACTAATTCAGCTGAACCAAAGTCCTGTGATGATTTATACACTTtttgttgattaattttaaCACCAAGTAATAATGACTGTGTTAACCTGTTTCAGAACTGTCAGCAAGTTTCACGTGATCTATTTACTGTCATATTTACAGTACTGTCTCTGGCTGCTGATGAAGAAATTCGACAGGAGAGTTTCAAATTGTTGGAAAAGTTGGCTGAAA
Proteins encoded in this region:
- the LOC107218751 gene encoding zinc finger protein 761-like isoform X1, which encodes MLKLVLQTQEGQQIEVTVSPDDTFADLQRLYESPENPGLFELLKHLITSGIDVDARTKVFDYVTNSSSTEWLVEESLDDISGLQTVDTLQTIIEETRIKECCVEDCSNTNLTAPNKVFFPLPTEKDRLSAWLMGIGKPDLLNVGIEFSTDIADEHFVCADHFAPSQFLKGTDQVLKRRACPSLTQINIEDRASSLSNQKQDPLYLETETSDKSRLPQIMESNKDLGITNAFDSAILDEFDIFNDVTHPGRLCRLCGEHTLDPVYLFSPNDHSNNKCTVADKINICLPITVTAKDPLPKQVCAQCLEKLDTCHKLATTCLETEDKLKSMFEMKKFHVNVVNDKRCPLCISGNMQIVTKSGIYRKDKAESFPEILKNSSARTRQMSPSKSNNNKTEILSSVDREPLRDFYTDIPASITQSEDSIKNENVPLRLPSYLSQGELLCSICSQKEDNIEQLTEHAKQHNGYPCTICADVNFKTVNEQQLHFLRHGVNRGYCETCSLEWTNPTDAAEHLKICKPEFWSLECAHCGEKFPHIEAGNKHNCQMLITEVEGFKCDLCGKKYMQKINLNMHMRTHEKREAVYYKCSFCNKQFTRKGSLHKHVSTLHSVVESATSPKCYKCRKCDEAFVTSASAEAHITEKHFSQLMIADVSFTSNQFTADEINLSRVYICEYCERCYTIPSSLHDHRQNEHYENSDYQCNICNSSFETYKSLSRHKTLHIKENDLEDLGIKQYYLCNYCNKTFLHYGTLMIHTSQHQQPLPYLCRLCNFQCATYKEVAEHRKNTHPYQSVLHERPNNLYHCQYCEKSFCHEVALIKHIRMHTGERPYKCSICGKGFSQTSGLYTHLKVHSNLRPYTCPQCPQTFKIKGDRDNHVKKHSGDRPYKCDFCEKAFMTQHVYSQHRKIHTNERPYKCDVCGEAFRRSHVLTVHMRRHTGAKPHTCDMCSKAYRQRGDLLKHKKIQHGVTTINSSGAVPSSRTALPSSGDISSSTESTTIFPIV
- the LOC107218751 gene encoding zinc finger protein 761-like isoform X2, which produces MLKLVLQTQEGQQIEVTVSPDDTFADLQRLYESPENPGLFELLKHLITSGIDVDARTKVFDYVTNSKWLVEESLDDISGLQTVDTLQTIIEETRIKECCVEDCSNTNLTAPNKVFFPLPTEKDRLSAWLMGIGKPDLLNVGIEFSTDIADEHFVCADHFAPSQFLKGTDQVLKRRACPSLTQINIEDRASSLSNQKQDPLYLETETSDKSRLPQIMESNKDLGITNAFDSAILDEFDIFNDVTHPGRLCRLCGEHTLDPVYLFSPNDHSNNKCTVADKINICLPITVTAKDPLPKQVCAQCLEKLDTCHKLATTCLETEDKLKSMFEMKKFHVNVVNDKRCPLCISGNMQIVTKSGIYRKDKAESFPEILKNSSARTRQMSPSKSNNNKTEILSSVDREPLRDFYTDIPASITQSEDSIKNENVPLRLPSYLSQGELLCSICSQKEDNIEQLTEHAKQHNGYPCTICADVNFKTVNEQQLHFLRHGVNRGYCETCSLEWTNPTDAAEHLKICKPEFWSLECAHCGEKFPHIEAGNKHNCQMLITEVEGFKCDLCGKKYMQKINLNMHMRTHEKREAVYYKCSFCNKQFTRKGSLHKHVSTLHSVVESATSPKCYKCRKCDEAFVTSASAEAHITEKHFSQLMIADVSFTSNQFTADEINLSRVYICEYCERCYTIPSSLHDHRQNEHYENSDYQCNICNSSFETYKSLSRHKTLHIKENDLEDLGIKQYYLCNYCNKTFLHYGTLMIHTSQHQQPLPYLCRLCNFQCATYKEVAEHRKNTHPYQSVLHERPNNLYHCQYCEKSFCHEVALIKHIRMHTGERPYKCSICGKGFSQTSGLYTHLKVHSNLRPYTCPQCPQTFKIKGDRDNHVKKHSGDRPYKCDFCEKAFMTQHVYSQHRKIHTNERPYKCDVCGEAFRRSHVLTVHMRRHTGAKPHTCDMCSKAYRQRGDLLKHKKIQHGVTTINSSGAVPSSRTALPSSGDISSSTESTTIFPIV
- the LOC107218751 gene encoding uncharacterized protein LOC107218751 isoform X3, whose amino-acid sequence is MLKLVLQTQEGQQIEVTVSPDDTFADLQRLYESPENPGLFELLKHLITSGIDVDARTKVFDYVTNSSSTEWLVEESLDDISGLQTVDTLQTIIEETRIKECCVEDCSNTNLTAPNKVFFPLPTEKDRLSAWLMGIGKPDLLNVGIEFSTDIADEHFVCADHFAPSQFLKGTDQVLKRRACPSLTQINIEDRASSLSNQKQDPLYLETETSDKSRLPQIMESNKDLGITNAFDSAILDEFDIFNDVTHPGRLCRLCGEHTLDPVYLFSPNDHSNNKCTVADKINICLPITVTAKDPLPKQVCAQCLEKLDTCHKLATTCLETEDKLKSMFEMKKFHVNVVNDKRCPLCISGNMQIVTKSGIYRKDKAESFPEILKNSSARTRQMSPSKSNNNKTEILSSVDREPLRDFYTDIPASITQSEDSIKNENVPLRLPSYLSQDTELTVDIARHALWNGRIPQMLQSILKSANPNFGALSVHIAGKNFLTLKQETSTIAKC